From the genome of Populus alba chromosome 10, ASM523922v2, whole genome shotgun sequence, one region includes:
- the LOC118043044 gene encoding pentatricopeptide repeat-containing protein At2g02980, chloroplastic, translating into MKMATAPFPPVIQQSPAQHSSYHNTTYASNPLSCLPKCTLLKELKQIQAFSIKTHLQNDLQILTKLINSCTQNPTTASMDYAHQLFETIPQPDIVLFNSMFRGYSRSNAPLKAISLFIKALNCNLLPDDYTFPSLLKACVVAKAFQQGKQLHCLAIKLGLNENPYVCPTLINMYAGCNDVDGAQRVFDEILEPCVVSYNAIITGYARSSRPNEALSLFRQLQAKKLKPNDVTVLSVLSSCALLGALDLGKWIHEYVKKNGLDKYVKVNTALIDMYAKCGSLDGAISVFESMSVRDTQAWSAMIVAYAMHGQGQDVMFMFEEMARAKVQPDEITFLGLLYACSHTGLVDEGFRYFYSMSEVYGIIPGIKHYGCMVDLLGRAGLLHEAYKFIDELPIKPTPILWRTLLSSCSSHGNLELAKQVMNQILELDDSHGGDYVILSNLCARAGKWEDVDTLRKLMIHKGAVKIPGCSSIEVDNVVHEFFSGDGVHYVSTALHRALDELVKELKLVGYVPDTSLVVHPDMEDEEKEITLRYHSEKLAISFGLLNTPPGTTIRVVKNLRVCGDCHSAAKLISSLVDREIILRDVQRFHHFKDGKCSCGDYW; encoded by the coding sequence ATGAAAATGGCAACAGCACCGTTTCCACCAGTGATCCAACAGTCTCCCGCACAACACAGTTCTTATCACAACACCACATATGCATCAAACCCTCTCTCTTGCTTACCCAAATGCACCTTACTTAAAGAACTTAAGCAAATTCAAGCCTTTTCGATCAAAACCCACCTCCAAAATGACCTCCAAATCCTCACCAAGCTCATCAACTCTTGCACCCAGAACCCTACCACCGCCTCCATGGACTACGCACACCAGCTGTTTGAAACAATTCCCCAGCCAGACATTGTCCTCTTTAACTCCATGTTTCGCGGCTATTCACGGTCCAATGCCCCTCTCAAAGCCATCTCTCTCTTTATCAAAGCTTTAAATTGTAATCTCTTGCCGGATGACTACACTTTCCCATCTTTACTTAAAGCGTGTGTGGTCGCTAAAGCCTTTCAACAAGGTAAACAATTGCATTGTCTTGCTATCAAACTTGGGCTAAATGAGAATCCTTATGTCTGCCCTACACTTATAAATATGTACGCTGGGTGTAATGATGTGGATGGGGCTCAACGAGTGTTTGATGAGATATTAGAACCGTGTGTTGTTTCATATAATGCTATTATAACGGGCTATGCTAGAAGTAGCAGGCCTAACGAGGCACTGTCTCTGTTTCGCCAATTGCAAGCTAAGAAACTTAAGCCTAATGACGTTACCGTGCTCAGTGTTCTATCTTCGTGTGCATTGTTGGGTGCATTAGACTTAGGGAAGTGGATCCATGAATATGTTAAGAAGAATGGACTGGATAAATATGTTAAGGTGAATACGGCACTTATAGATATGTACGCCAAATGTGGAAGCTTGGATGGTGCGATTTCTGTCTTCGAGAGCATGAGTGTAAGAGACACGCAGGCTTGGTCTGCGATGATCGTGGCATATGCAATGCATGGGCAGGGTCAAGATGTGATGTTTATGTTCGAAGAAATGGCGAGGGCAAAAGTGCAACCTGATGAGATTACATTTTTAGGCCTACTGTATGCTTGTAGTCACACTGGATTGGTGGATGAAGGTTTTCGGTATTTCTATAGTATGAGTGAGGTGTATGGAATTATTCCTGGGATCAAGCATTACGGGTGTATGGTGGATTTATTAGGTCGAGCTGGACTCTTACATGAAGCTTATAAGTTCATAGATGAGTTGCCGATCAAGCCCACACCTATACTGTGGCGAACCTTGTTATCTTCATGCAGTAGCCATGGCAATCTGGAATTGGCAAAGCAAGTGATGAACCAGATTCTTGAACTTGACGACTCTCATGGTGGGGATTATGTAATTTTATCAAACCTGTGTGCAAGAGCTGGAAAATGGGAAGATGTGGATactttaagaaaattaatgatCCATAAAGGTGCAGTAAAGATTCCTGGGTGCAGCTCCATAGAGGTAGATAATGTAGTGCATGAGTTCTTCTCTGGGGATGGTGTGCATTACGTTTCTACAGCTTTACATCGAGCTCTGGATGAGCTGGTTAAGGAGTTAAAATTAGTCGGATATGTACCAGATACTTCTCTAGTCGTTCATCCTGatatggaagatgaagagaaagaaatcacTCTTAGATATCATAGTGAAAAATTGGCCATTTCCTTTGGACTCCTCAACACCCCCCCAGGGACAACAATCCGCGTGGTGAAGAATCTTCGAGTTTGCGGGGATTGCCATTCTGCTGCTAAACTTATATCGTCACTCGTTGATAGGGAGATAATTCTTAGAGATGTCCAACGATTTCATCATTTCAAAGACGGGAAATGCTCTTGTGGGGATTACTGGTAG
- the LOC118043045 gene encoding uncharacterized protein isoform X1 → MTIKQRQHIQNISKKKKALVFKEKNENLGEAAEPKSLQMSDVQQNLWKTLRHAAAHQQYVDKHSQFSEQSRQVRKMKYKLACLSEDGQIDNEQLNGESAADHLLILAQSAELMLESEESFDGLRMNDRSHEGLHISPRAQHSLENLSDATVTDQKYPGKKIGVMPVIDHVRNKENGFRCDGKTLRLSQIRRLARSKSNILVQQSIGNSTLGQLQGRTRLTHIRHQARSKNHSQVQEGTEKKSSVDLHKRIVRLTHIRSLARSKSNLVVQKALQDSRHGHSDCQTSVDDQRFRTIAEIFGEEDSFQVGQKIQLGKNECNNNTLGEVV, encoded by the exons ATGACAATCAAACAGAGGCAACATAttcaaaacatttcaaaaaagaagaaagctttGGTTTTCAAAGAAAAGAACGAAAATTTGGGTGAAGCTGCAGAGCCAAAATCACTCCAGATGTCAGATGTGCAGCAGAATTTGTGGAAGACCCTGCGGCATGCTGCTGCCCATCAGCAGTATGTTGATAAGCATAGCCAATTTAGTGAACAATCTAGACAGGTAAGAAAAATGAAGTACAAACTAGCATGCCTGAGTGAAGATGGGCAAATAGACAATGAGCAACTGAATGGGGAAAGTGCAGCTGATCATCTGTTGATTCTCGCACAGTCTGCTGAACTAATGCTGGAATCTGAGGAAAGCTTTGATGGATTGCGCATGAATGATAGAAGTCATGAAG GGTTGCATATTAGTCCAAGGGCTCAACATTCATTAGAAAATCTTAGTGATGCTACAGTTACTG ATCAGAAATATCCTGGGAAAAAAATTGGCGTGATGCCTGTAATAGATCATGTACGAAATAAAGAGAATGGATTCCGATGTGATGGTAAAACTCTCCGTTTAAGTCAAATTCGACGTCTAGCTCGATCAAAAAGTAATATATTAGTGCAGCAAAGTATTGGGAATTCTACACTTGGGCAATTGCAAGGAAGAACACGGCTGACTCATATTCGACATCAAGCGCGGTCCAAAAATCATTCACAGGTGCAAGAAGGGACAGAAAAGAAATCAAGTGTGGATTTACATAAAAGAATTGTACGTTTGACCCATATACGGAGCCTAGCTCGATCTAAAAGCAATTTAGTAGTTCAAAAGGCACTTCAGGACAGCAGGCATGGGCATTCTGATTGTCAAACCTCTGTAG ACGACCAAAGGTTTAGGACCATTGCAGAAATATTTGGAGAAGAAGACAGCTTCCAAGTGG GTCAAAAGATCCAATTAGGCAAAAATGAATGCAATAACAACACATTAGGAGAAGTTGTCTGA
- the LOC118043045 gene encoding uncharacterized protein isoform X3 has translation MTIKQRQHIQNISKKKKALVFKEKNENLGEAAEPKSLQMSDVQQNLWKTLRHAAAHQQYVDKHSQFSEQSRQSAELMLESEESFDGLRMNDRSHEGLHISPRAQHSLENLSDATVTDQKYPGKKIGVMPVIDHVRNKENGFRCDGKTLRLSQIRRLARSKSNILVQQSIGNSTLGQLQGRTRLTHIRHQARSKNHSQVQEGTEKKSSVDLHKRIVRLTHIRSLARSKSNLVVQKALQDSRHGHSDCQTSVDDQRFRTIAEIFGEEDSFQVGQKIQLGKNECNNNTLGEVV, from the exons ATGACAATCAAACAGAGGCAACATAttcaaaacatttcaaaaaagaagaaagctttGGTTTTCAAAGAAAAGAACGAAAATTTGGGTGAAGCTGCAGAGCCAAAATCACTCCAGATGTCAGATGTGCAGCAGAATTTGTGGAAGACCCTGCGGCATGCTGCTGCCCATCAGCAGTATGTTGATAAGCATAGCCAATTTAGTGAACAATCTAGACAG TCTGCTGAACTAATGCTGGAATCTGAGGAAAGCTTTGATGGATTGCGCATGAATGATAGAAGTCATGAAG GGTTGCATATTAGTCCAAGGGCTCAACATTCATTAGAAAATCTTAGTGATGCTACAGTTACTG ATCAGAAATATCCTGGGAAAAAAATTGGCGTGATGCCTGTAATAGATCATGTACGAAATAAAGAGAATGGATTCCGATGTGATGGTAAAACTCTCCGTTTAAGTCAAATTCGACGTCTAGCTCGATCAAAAAGTAATATATTAGTGCAGCAAAGTATTGGGAATTCTACACTTGGGCAATTGCAAGGAAGAACACGGCTGACTCATATTCGACATCAAGCGCGGTCCAAAAATCATTCACAGGTGCAAGAAGGGACAGAAAAGAAATCAAGTGTGGATTTACATAAAAGAATTGTACGTTTGACCCATATACGGAGCCTAGCTCGATCTAAAAGCAATTTAGTAGTTCAAAAGGCACTTCAGGACAGCAGGCATGGGCATTCTGATTGTCAAACCTCTGTAG ACGACCAAAGGTTTAGGACCATTGCAGAAATATTTGGAGAAGAAGACAGCTTCCAAGTGG GTCAAAAGATCCAATTAGGCAAAAATGAATGCAATAACAACACATTAGGAGAAGTTGTCTGA
- the LOC118043047 gene encoding amino acid transporter AVT1I isoform X1: MECQKVNEVERQNQLPQPEVPNRGTTFLGTCFNGLNALSGVGILSIPYALSQGGWLSLILLFLVAVLCWYTGLLLRRCMDSDPLIKSYPDIGERAFGYKGRTLVSIFMYLELYLVAVEFLILEGDNLDKLFPNTGFKFAGLYIGGKTAFVLLTALVILPTTWLKSLGMLAYVSAGGVMASVLLVGCVLWVGAVDGVGFHENGVLLNGGGLPTTLSLFTFCYCGHAVFPTLCNSMKDRSQFSKVLLICFVTSTITYGSMAVLGYLMYGEYLKSQVTLNLPIRKIGSKIAIYTTLINPLTKYAVITAPIATAIEDTLVFRNSRYLSILIRTVIVISTVVVALTIPFFGYVMAFIGAFLSVTASMLLPCLCYLRIDKSAKRFGLELVLIVGILIVGSFVGIIGTYTSIKQIVKHL; this comes from the exons ATGGAGTGCCAAAAAGTTAACGAGGTGGAGAggcaaaaccagctcccacaacCTGAGGTGCCAAACAGGGGCACCACCTTCCTTGGAACTTGTTTTAATGGGCTCAATGCTTTATCAG GTGTTGGGATACTCTCAATTCCCTATGCGCTTTCTCAAGGAGGATGGCTGAGCTTAATACTGCTTTTTCTGGTGGCAGTTCTCTGTTGGTATACAGGATTACTTCTAAGACGTTGTATGGATTCGGACCCGCTCATCAAAAGTTATCCTGATATAGGAGAGCGTGCTTTTGGATACAAAGGAAGAACTCTAGTATCCATCTTCATGTATCTTGAGCTATACTTAGTAGCTGTTGAATTTCTGATACTAGAAGGTGACAATTTAGACAAGTTGTTTCCAAACACAGGTTTCAAATTTGCTGGACTATACATTGGAGGTAAAACAGCCTTTGTTCTGCTCACTGCGCTTGTAATCCTGCCAACGACATGGTTAAAGAGTCTAGGCATGCTGGCCTATGTCTCTGCTGGTGGGGTTATGGCTTCTGTTCTTTTGGTTGGTTGTGTTTTGTGGGTTGGTGCAGTTGATGGTGTGGGGTTCCATGAAAATGGTGTGCTTTTGAATGGGGGAGGATTACCTACTACTTTAAGCTTGTTCACCTTTTGTTACTGTGGTCATGCAGTTTTCCCCACGTTGTGCAATTCCATGAAAGACAGAAGCCAATTCTCCAAG GTTTTACTTATCTGCTTTGTTACAAGCACCATCACTTATGGATCAATGGCAGTTCTAGGCTACCTCATGTATGGAGAATATTTGAAGTCTCAGGTGACCTTAAATCTTCCAATCAGAAAAATTGGTTCAAAAATAGCAATATACACCACTCTAATCAATCCCCTGACCAAATATGCGGTCATTACTGCTCCAATTGCTACAGCTATTGAGGACACATTGGTTTTCCGCAACAGCAGATATCTCAGTATCCTCATCAGAACTGTGATTGTGATAAGCACGGTAGTTGTGGCACTTACAATTCCCTTTTTTGGATACGTGATGGCTTTTATTGGTGCGTTTTTGAGTGTCACTGCCTCCATGTTGTTACCCTGCTTGTGCTACCTTAGGATCGACAAATCTGCAAAAAGATTTGGGTTAGAGTTGGTGTTAATTGTGGGAATATTGATAGTCGGGTCTTTTGTGGGTATAATAGGTACATATACTTCTATCAAACAAATTGTAAAACATCTCTGA
- the LOC118043048 gene encoding probable apyrase 6 isoform X2, whose product MRRPHVRNRVGPNSTDQHKMDPTIKLHTRSIKSKLITVITLIALLSCYYLFKSKTKSFSKKYGIIIDGGSTGTRIHVFGYRIGSGGKAVFDFEEGALKVNPGLSAYAEDPEGAGGSVEELVEFGKGRVPRELWGETEVRLMATAGVRLLDLEVQDQILNVCRRVLRKSGFKFQDSWASVITGSDEGLYAWVVANYALGALGGDPLETSGIIELGGASAQVTFVSTEPVPPEFSRTVKFGNISYNIYSHSFLHLGQIAAYEALRESLVSGDHHLAAESLEKGIFLDPCTPKGYSHVVESRRLSPGSLTEKNRFVSTLHSRGNFSECRSAALTLLQKGKERCSYQHCHIGSIFVPKLQGKFLATENFFHTSKFFGLDQRAFLLNLMIAGEQFCGEDWSRLKKKHQSFKDEDLALYCFSAAYIVALLHDSLGIAIDDHRIGFANQVGNIPLDWASGAFILHTNAALDMEEHTDWIATIISDDSRTLLSLTGIAIILIFVAWPISKWGKHQFKTFYDLERGWYIVTRGGKS is encoded by the exons ATGCGACGCCCTCATGTCCGCAACCGGGTCGGTCCCAATTCCACCGACCAGCACAAGATGGATCCTACTATCAAACTCCATACCCGATCCATCAAATCCAAACTAATTACTGTCATAACCCTAATCGCTCTCTTATCTTGTTATTATCTCTTTAAATCGAAAACGAAATCGTTTTCTAAAAAATACGGTATCATAATCGACGGAGGGAGTACGGGTACCCGGATTCATGTATTCGGGTACCGAATTGGGAGTGGAGGGAAAGCTGTGTTCGATTTTGAAGAAGGGGCATTGAAGGTGAATCCAGGGTTATCGGCGTATGCGGAGGATCCGGAAGGGGCAGGTGGGTCGGTGGAGGAATTGGTGGAGTTTGGGAAAGGGAGAGTGCCTAGAGAATTGTGGGGAGAGACCGAGGTTAGGTTAATGGCAACTGCCGGAGTGCGGTTGCTTGATTTGGAGGTTCAAGATCAGATTTTGAATGTGTGTAGACGGGTTTTGAGGAAGTCTGGATTTAAGTTTCAGGACAGTTGGGCTTCTGTTATTACTG GGTCGGACGAGGGGTTGTACGCTTGGGTTGTTGCGAATTATGCATTGGGTGCTCTTGGTGGCGATCCTTTGGAAACTAGTGGGATTATTGAACTTGGTGGAGCTTCTGCTCAG GTGACTTTTGTTTCAACTGAGCCAGTGCCTCCTGAGTTTTCACGAACTGTTAAGTTCGGTAATATTTCTTACAATATCTATAGCCATAGCTTTCTTCATTTGGGACAG ATTGCTGCATATGAAGCATTGAGGGAATCACTTGTCTCAGGAGACCATCATTTGG CTGCTGAATCTCTTGAGAAGGGAATATTTTTGGACCCTTGTACTCCCAAGGGATACTCACATGTTGTGGAGTCTCGGAGGCTCTCTCCAGGTTCTTTGACTGAAAAGAACAGATTTGTATCCACTCTTCATTCTAGGGGCAACTTCTCTGAGTGCAGATCAGCTGCCCTAACACTGCTACAAAAGGGAAAAG AGAGATGCTCCTATCAGCATTGCCACATAGGATCAATATTTGTACCTAAGCTTCAGGGGAAGTTCTTGGCCACAGAAAATTTCTTCCATACATCAAAG TTCTTTGGACTGGATCAAAGGGCATTTCTTTTGAATCTCATGATAGCTGGAGAACAGTTTTGTGGAGAGGATTGGTCAAGGTTGAAAAAGAAACACCAATCATTCAAGGATGAAGATCTGGCACTCTATTGTTTCTCTGCAGCATATATCGTTGCCCTACTTCATGACAGCCTTGGAATTGCAATTGATGACCATAG AATTGGATTCGCTAATCAGGTTGGTAATATCCCACTTGATTGGGCATCGGGAGCTTTTATCTTGCATACCAATGCTGCCTTGGATATGGAAGAGCACACTGACTGGATTGCGACTATTATTAGTGATGACTCGCGGACACTACTCTCTCTAACTGGCATAGCCATAATATTGATATTTGTTGCATGGCCTATATCGAAGTGGGGGAAGCACCAGTTTAAGACATTTTATGATCTAGAGAGGGGGTGGTATATAGTTACTCGAGGTGGAAAAAGTTGA
- the LOC118043047 gene encoding amino acid transporter AVT1I isoform X2, which produces MDSDPLIKSYPDIGERAFGYKGRTLVSIFMYLELYLVAVEFLILEGDNLDKLFPNTGFKFAGLYIGGKTAFVLLTALVILPTTWLKSLGMLAYVSAGGVMASVLLVGCVLWVGAVDGVGFHENGVLLNGGGLPTTLSLFTFCYCGHAVFPTLCNSMKDRSQFSKVLLICFVTSTITYGSMAVLGYLMYGEYLKSQVTLNLPIRKIGSKIAIYTTLINPLTKYAVITAPIATAIEDTLVFRNSRYLSILIRTVIVISTVVVALTIPFFGYVMAFIGAFLSVTASMLLPCLCYLRIDKSAKRFGLELVLIVGILIVGSFVGIIGTYTSIKQIVKHL; this is translated from the exons ATGGATTCGGACCCGCTCATCAAAAGTTATCCTGATATAGGAGAGCGTGCTTTTGGATACAAAGGAAGAACTCTAGTATCCATCTTCATGTATCTTGAGCTATACTTAGTAGCTGTTGAATTTCTGATACTAGAAGGTGACAATTTAGACAAGTTGTTTCCAAACACAGGTTTCAAATTTGCTGGACTATACATTGGAGGTAAAACAGCCTTTGTTCTGCTCACTGCGCTTGTAATCCTGCCAACGACATGGTTAAAGAGTCTAGGCATGCTGGCCTATGTCTCTGCTGGTGGGGTTATGGCTTCTGTTCTTTTGGTTGGTTGTGTTTTGTGGGTTGGTGCAGTTGATGGTGTGGGGTTCCATGAAAATGGTGTGCTTTTGAATGGGGGAGGATTACCTACTACTTTAAGCTTGTTCACCTTTTGTTACTGTGGTCATGCAGTTTTCCCCACGTTGTGCAATTCCATGAAAGACAGAAGCCAATTCTCCAAG GTTTTACTTATCTGCTTTGTTACAAGCACCATCACTTATGGATCAATGGCAGTTCTAGGCTACCTCATGTATGGAGAATATTTGAAGTCTCAGGTGACCTTAAATCTTCCAATCAGAAAAATTGGTTCAAAAATAGCAATATACACCACTCTAATCAATCCCCTGACCAAATATGCGGTCATTACTGCTCCAATTGCTACAGCTATTGAGGACACATTGGTTTTCCGCAACAGCAGATATCTCAGTATCCTCATCAGAACTGTGATTGTGATAAGCACGGTAGTTGTGGCACTTACAATTCCCTTTTTTGGATACGTGATGGCTTTTATTGGTGCGTTTTTGAGTGTCACTGCCTCCATGTTGTTACCCTGCTTGTGCTACCTTAGGATCGACAAATCTGCAAAAAGATTTGGGTTAGAGTTGGTGTTAATTGTGGGAATATTGATAGTCGGGTCTTTTGTGGGTATAATAGGTACATATACTTCTATCAAACAAATTGTAAAACATCTCTGA
- the LOC118043045 gene encoding uncharacterized protein isoform X2, whose translation MTIKQRQHIQNISKKKKALVFKEKNENLGEAAEPKSLQMSDVQQNLWKTLRHAAAHQQYVDKHSQFSEQSRQVRKMKYKLACLSEDGQIDNEQLNGESAADHLLILAQSAELMLESEESFDGLRMNDRSHEGLHISPRAQHSLENLSDATVTDQKYPGKKIGVMPVIDHVRNKENGFRCDGKTLRLSQIRRLARSKSNILVQQSIGNSTLGQLQGRTRLTHIRHQARSKNHSQVQEGTEKKSSVDLHKRIVRLTHIRSLARSKSNLVVQKALQDSRHGHSDCQTSTTKGLGPLQKYLEKKTASKWVKRSN comes from the exons ATGACAATCAAACAGAGGCAACATAttcaaaacatttcaaaaaagaagaaagctttGGTTTTCAAAGAAAAGAACGAAAATTTGGGTGAAGCTGCAGAGCCAAAATCACTCCAGATGTCAGATGTGCAGCAGAATTTGTGGAAGACCCTGCGGCATGCTGCTGCCCATCAGCAGTATGTTGATAAGCATAGCCAATTTAGTGAACAATCTAGACAGGTAAGAAAAATGAAGTACAAACTAGCATGCCTGAGTGAAGATGGGCAAATAGACAATGAGCAACTGAATGGGGAAAGTGCAGCTGATCATCTGTTGATTCTCGCACAGTCTGCTGAACTAATGCTGGAATCTGAGGAAAGCTTTGATGGATTGCGCATGAATGATAGAAGTCATGAAG GGTTGCATATTAGTCCAAGGGCTCAACATTCATTAGAAAATCTTAGTGATGCTACAGTTACTG ATCAGAAATATCCTGGGAAAAAAATTGGCGTGATGCCTGTAATAGATCATGTACGAAATAAAGAGAATGGATTCCGATGTGATGGTAAAACTCTCCGTTTAAGTCAAATTCGACGTCTAGCTCGATCAAAAAGTAATATATTAGTGCAGCAAAGTATTGGGAATTCTACACTTGGGCAATTGCAAGGAAGAACACGGCTGACTCATATTCGACATCAAGCGCGGTCCAAAAATCATTCACAGGTGCAAGAAGGGACAGAAAAGAAATCAAGTGTGGATTTACATAAAAGAATTGTACGTTTGACCCATATACGGAGCCTAGCTCGATCTAAAAGCAATTTAGTAGTTCAAAAGGCACTTCAGGACAGCAGGCATGGGCATTCTGATTGTCAAACCTCT ACGACCAAAGGTTTAGGACCATTGCAGAAATATTTGGAGAAGAAGACAGCTTCCAAGTGG GTCAAAAGATCCAATTAG
- the LOC118043048 gene encoding probable apyrase 6 isoform X1, with product MRRPHVRNRVGPNSTDQHKMDPTIKLHTRSIKSKLITVITLIALLSCYYLFKSKTKSFSKKYGIIIDGGSTGTRIHVFGYRIGSGGKAVFDFEEGALKVNPGLSAYAEDPEGAGGSVEELVEFGKGRVPRELWGETEVRLMATAGVRLLDLEVQDQILNVCRRVLRKSGFKFQDSWASVITGSDEGLYAWVVANYALGALGGDPLETSGIIELGGASAQVTFVSTEPVPPEFSRTVKFGNISYNIYSHSFLHLGQIAAYEALRESLVSGDHHLAAAESLEKGIFLDPCTPKGYSHVVESRRLSPGSLTEKNRFVSTLHSRGNFSECRSAALTLLQKGKERCSYQHCHIGSIFVPKLQGKFLATENFFHTSKFFGLDQRAFLLNLMIAGEQFCGEDWSRLKKKHQSFKDEDLALYCFSAAYIVALLHDSLGIAIDDHRIGFANQVGNIPLDWASGAFILHTNAALDMEEHTDWIATIISDDSRTLLSLTGIAIILIFVAWPISKWGKHQFKTFYDLERGWYIVTRGGKS from the exons ATGCGACGCCCTCATGTCCGCAACCGGGTCGGTCCCAATTCCACCGACCAGCACAAGATGGATCCTACTATCAAACTCCATACCCGATCCATCAAATCCAAACTAATTACTGTCATAACCCTAATCGCTCTCTTATCTTGTTATTATCTCTTTAAATCGAAAACGAAATCGTTTTCTAAAAAATACGGTATCATAATCGACGGAGGGAGTACGGGTACCCGGATTCATGTATTCGGGTACCGAATTGGGAGTGGAGGGAAAGCTGTGTTCGATTTTGAAGAAGGGGCATTGAAGGTGAATCCAGGGTTATCGGCGTATGCGGAGGATCCGGAAGGGGCAGGTGGGTCGGTGGAGGAATTGGTGGAGTTTGGGAAAGGGAGAGTGCCTAGAGAATTGTGGGGAGAGACCGAGGTTAGGTTAATGGCAACTGCCGGAGTGCGGTTGCTTGATTTGGAGGTTCAAGATCAGATTTTGAATGTGTGTAGACGGGTTTTGAGGAAGTCTGGATTTAAGTTTCAGGACAGTTGGGCTTCTGTTATTACTG GGTCGGACGAGGGGTTGTACGCTTGGGTTGTTGCGAATTATGCATTGGGTGCTCTTGGTGGCGATCCTTTGGAAACTAGTGGGATTATTGAACTTGGTGGAGCTTCTGCTCAG GTGACTTTTGTTTCAACTGAGCCAGTGCCTCCTGAGTTTTCACGAACTGTTAAGTTCGGTAATATTTCTTACAATATCTATAGCCATAGCTTTCTTCATTTGGGACAG ATTGCTGCATATGAAGCATTGAGGGAATCACTTGTCTCAGGAGACCATCATTTGG CAGCTGCTGAATCTCTTGAGAAGGGAATATTTTTGGACCCTTGTACTCCCAAGGGATACTCACATGTTGTGGAGTCTCGGAGGCTCTCTCCAGGTTCTTTGACTGAAAAGAACAGATTTGTATCCACTCTTCATTCTAGGGGCAACTTCTCTGAGTGCAGATCAGCTGCCCTAACACTGCTACAAAAGGGAAAAG AGAGATGCTCCTATCAGCATTGCCACATAGGATCAATATTTGTACCTAAGCTTCAGGGGAAGTTCTTGGCCACAGAAAATTTCTTCCATACATCAAAG TTCTTTGGACTGGATCAAAGGGCATTTCTTTTGAATCTCATGATAGCTGGAGAACAGTTTTGTGGAGAGGATTGGTCAAGGTTGAAAAAGAAACACCAATCATTCAAGGATGAAGATCTGGCACTCTATTGTTTCTCTGCAGCATATATCGTTGCCCTACTTCATGACAGCCTTGGAATTGCAATTGATGACCATAG AATTGGATTCGCTAATCAGGTTGGTAATATCCCACTTGATTGGGCATCGGGAGCTTTTATCTTGCATACCAATGCTGCCTTGGATATGGAAGAGCACACTGACTGGATTGCGACTATTATTAGTGATGACTCGCGGACACTACTCTCTCTAACTGGCATAGCCATAATATTGATATTTGTTGCATGGCCTATATCGAAGTGGGGGAAGCACCAGTTTAAGACATTTTATGATCTAGAGAGGGGGTGGTATATAGTTACTCGAGGTGGAAAAAGTTGA